The genomic window AAAAACGGATTGCCGTAGTAAAATCTGGTTGATCTGCAGAAAGAATATAACCTCTAGCATCACGCAGCTTAGGATCTTTCATTACTTCATCAAAGTATTTTGGATCCATTGATCTCCTCGCTCCGCCGTCTGATTTATCTTTTTTTGCTGCGGCATTAATAGCTTCTATTTTTTGAGGAGAGAAAGACCAAGTATCTTTGCTACCCCTATCAATAGAGTTTTTGCCCATTTTATACATATTAAACAGCAACTCGTCATGGTAACGCTGTGCATAGTTCAATACTGCGTAGTTTAAAGAAACAGAATAATCTATGGCATTTTTAAAGTACCATTTTTGCGGCGTAACTGGGTTTGGCGAATCGCTATTTGGTAACAAACGAGATGGTACCAAAGGAATTTCCATTGGTGTTGGGCTACCCACAATTTCGGTAAGCAAACCCACCATGTTATGAAAATAGGTAGTCGTTCTTAAACCACCATTGTACCAAGTAGAAAAAACCGAACCTCCACGTTGGGTATAGCCAGGTTTATCTTCTACATTTAAACGATTGTGCATGGCTGCACCAACGGCGTCTAAACTTGTCAGGATAATTGGATCGAAAACATAATTGTGCGGATCACGAAATGGCGGCCCCGCCACAACCGTTCCTGCTGGGCCAGATTGATGGTGGTTGTACATAATTTGTGGGTTCCACTCAATAAACAACTGGCGCCCCATGTTTTGCGTTTCTTTTAGGTTTAGCATAAAGAAATCGCGGTTATTATCATGCCCTGCATATTTTTGGTATAAACGAGGCAAACCCGCTAAAGACCTCTTCTCTGGATTGGTTTCTCTCATGTACCAATTGGTTTGCAACTCTTGCCCGTCCGGATTAGCATGCGTCATCAAAACAATGACCTCATCCAAAATCCTATTGGTTTCTGCATCAGTTCTACTTACCAAATTATAGGCGGTCTGTATCAATTGATGCGCACCTACCGTTTCATTGGCATGTAGCCCGCCATCAATCCAAACTACCGCTTTGCCTTGCTGCGCTAAGTCTTTGGCTTCTTTTTCAGAAAGACCTTCAGCTCTTGCTAATTTTTGCGAAATGACTTTATACTTCTCTAAGTTTTTGTGGTTTTCTGGCGAAGTTACAATAAGCATGTATTGGCTTCTGCCTTCCTCGGTTTTACCAATATCTACCAACTTTACCCGTTTAGAAGCCGCAGCAAGTTTCTTAAAATACGCTTCGGTTTGGGTGTAATTGGCCAGCTGGTAATTATCGCCTATCGTAAATCCAAAATGCGATTTTGGAGTCGGAACTTCTTGCGCCGTAGCATTAAAGCCTGCTACCAACAACAACATCCAAGCTCCTTTTCTAAAGTATCTTTTAATCATACTGTTTTGTGTTTGGTGGTTATATCAAATATAAGACGGAAAAATTGGGATACAGGTCCCCAATAAATTTGTTACATGAAAAATGTTTTAAGTGAAAGGTTGATCTGATGCTAGACTTACGAAGTTTTAAAAACTTCGTAAGTCTTTTAGGCTATCTTTGTAACATGACATTAGAAGAGAGAATTGCTGCATCTAAAACCAGTATTTTAAAACTGTTTTTCCCAATACCACCAACCACTACGATACCCTTTTTGGCGGTACAGCCATGCACATGATGGACGAAGTAGCCTTTATTACCGCCACTAGATTTAGCAGACAGGTAATGGTTACCGTAAGCTCCGACCGTATTGATTTTAAAAAAGCTATTCCTGGCGGCACCTTTGTAGAACTTATTGGCAAGGTTACTCATGTTGGTAATACCAGCTTAAAGGTAAACGTAGAAATCTATATCGAACAAATGTATGCCGAAGGTAGAGAATTGGCCATTCATGGCGATTTTACTTTCGTAGCATTAGATGAAAATAAAAAGCCTACGGCTGTGATTAAATGAATGAGGGAATAGTAGAAGAGCTTAAAAAAGTATAGGCAAAAGCTAGAAAAACAGGTTTGGCCTAGTTTTTGTTTAATTTTTGATAAAAATTCTTAAACATGAAAAACTTAATATTCCCAACATTTTTAGGTGCAGCCCTTTTTGTAGCGGCTTGCTCGTCTACCAAAAGTCCAGAACTACAAAAGTATGAGGCTAGACAAGAGGTTTTAGACTTAAATAGCGATGTAAACAAGCTAAAAATTGATTTAGAAAAAGAACGTGCAGCAAACGAAAAACTTAGAGACGAGGTAAAATCTATCAACAACAAAGCAGACAAGCGCACCTCTAGTTTTAACGCTTCTGACCCGTCTGCTACTGCAAGCGATGCAAAAGCTACTGCCAATTTGTTAAAAGATGTAGAAAAAGCTAATAAAAAGCTTGAAAAGAGCGACGAAAAAATGAAAAGCATCCAAAACAAAATTGAAAAGACAAACAAAAAAATCGAAGATTTGAATAAAAAAATTGAATTTGTAGATAGGTCTAAATCGTAGTTTGCTAATGCTAACTTTAGTATAACCGAAGCCTTGCAAATCATTGCAGGGCTTCGGTTTTTTTACGTATTACTATATCCATTAGATTATAATTACGTGAGTTCGGGATAAGAAAATTATGCTATTTGCTAGCGATAGCGCTTCAAATCTTCGTTCAGCTCATTTTCGGTCTCTTATTTTTCGGGCCGCACCAATAAACCAAAGCACTTTCTTTGAAAGAAAAATAAGCAACCGAGAGTTTTTGTTACTTTTTGCGGTCAAAAAGTAAGAGCCCAGCGGCGGCGAGCTAAAAAAATACGTTCAATGCGAATTTATCAAGAATTGTAAAGATACTTAAGCCGAACTCACATTACAATTACTATTTTTGTTTATGGCCCAAGAAGATTTAACAAAAGTATCTACAGAAGAACTAACAAAAAGAGCAAAGTTGATGAAAGTTGCCGTATGGATGATAGGCATATCGATGATCCTGATGGTAATCTCAGGAATTATTCTTTCCATTAGAAAGGGATTTAGCGCCATGTCTGTTTCTGCCATCGGTTTTTTGCCATTGGTAATTATATTTTCGGCACAATTGAAAAAATTAACCAAGAATTAGCAACTAGGACAGATCGTTCTTAAAGTAAATAAACCACCTTAAAGCAGAGTTAAAAACTATCCAAACAACGCAGAAAATACCTCTTCAATTTTTGAAACGGTTACCAGCTCTATTTTAAATTTGTCTTTATTAATCCCTTTTAGGTTATAACTAGAGATAAATATTTTTTCGAACCCAAGCTTTTCTGCTTCAGAAATACGTTGTTCTACTCTATTTACCGCTCTAATTTCTCCAGACAAGCCCACCTCTGCCGCAAAGCACACTTTAGAAGACACTGGAATATCTTCGTGAGAAGAAATAATGGCCGCTACAATAGATAGGTCAATGGCCGGATCTTCTACTTTTATACCACCGGCGATATTTAAAAAGACATCCTTGGCACTCAAACGGAAACCGCATCTCTTTTCTAACACGGCCAGCAACATGTTCATCCTTTTGGTATCAAAACCCGTTGCCGAACGTTGGGGCGTACCATAAGCAGAGATACTTACCAAAGCTTGGGTTTCTATTACCATTGGCCTTGCGCCTTCAATAGTTGCACCAATAGTAATGCCGCTCAGCTCTTCATCGCGTTGCGAAAGTAAAACTTCCGATGGATTGGAAACTTCCCTTAGCCCGCTACCGTGCATAGCGTAAATACCTAATTCTGCAGCCGCACCAAATCTGTTTTTAATAGAACGCAGAATACGGTAAATATGATGCCTATCGCCTTCAAATTGCAAAACGGTATCTACCATGTGTTCTAAAATCTTAGGCCCAGCAATAGCGCCATCTTTGGTAATGTGACCTATCAGAAATACAGGTGTTGCCGTTTCCTTGGCAAAACGAAGCAGTTCGGCAGTACACTCTCGCACTTGAGATACGCTGCCCGGAGTAGATTCGATATGCGCCGAATGTAAGGTTTGTATGGAGTCTACAATCAAAATTTCTGGCGCTAGTTGCTCTAGCTGTTTAAAAATATTTTGGGTTGATGTTTCTGTTAAAATAAAACAATCTGCCTTGGGGGTCTTAGTAATCCGCTCGGCTCGCATTTTTATCTGCTGCTCACTTTCTTCTCCTGAAACATAAAGCACCCGCTTTTGCTTAATGTTTAATGCCAATTGAAGCATTAAAGTAGATTTTCCAATGCCTGGTTCGCCGCCAATTAACGTAACCGAGCCCGGTACCAACCCGCCGCCCAACACCCTGTCTAATTCTAGGTCGCCAGTAGGCAACCTTTCTTCTGTAGCGCTTTGTATTTCCTCTAATTTACTCGGCTTATTTACCCTTTGGGTTCCGCCAACCGTGGTTTTCCATACCGCAGCATTGGCCCCAGTAGGCTTTTCTATCACTTCTTCTACAAAAGTGTTCCATTGGTTACAAGAAGGACATTTGCCTAACCATTTTGCCGACTCGTAGCCGCAACTCTGACAGAAATATGCTGATTTGATTTTAGCCAATTTGATTTTAGATTTTAGATTTACGAATTTAGATTTATTCGGCTGGAAATACCAAGAGAGTTATAAACAAAAAAGTCCCGATTTTCATCGAGACTTTTGTTGTTTCATTTAAAGCTTAATCTCTTCGTCTTTGGCAGACAAGAAATGAAACTCTGTTAAGTGATAAGAAGAAACTTCTTTTACCTTTACCCATTGTCCAAATTTAAAGAACCATTTCCATTGCAAAGAAACCAATCCTTTTTTAATAAATGCCGCTATGTAAGGGTGTACACATAACGTAATATTTTTTTCGTTCTGCTCACGCAGGATATAGGTCATATTGCTTTCAATGTCGTCCATCAAAACAATACTTGCTTTTATTTCGCCAGTTCCATCGCATGTAGGGCATTTTTCTACCGTTACAATGTTCATCTCTGGCCTTACCCTTTGTCGGGTAATTTGCACCAATCCAAATTTGCTAGGAGGTAAAATAGTGTGTTTAGCCCTATCTAAAAGCA from Pedobacter sp. SL55 includes these protein-coding regions:
- the radA gene encoding DNA repair protein RadA, with product MAKIKSAYFCQSCGYESAKWLGKCPSCNQWNTFVEEVIEKPTGANAAVWKTTVGGTQRVNKPSKLEEIQSATEERLPTGDLELDRVLGGGLVPGSVTLIGGEPGIGKSTLMLQLALNIKQKRVLYVSGEESEQQIKMRAERITKTPKADCFILTETSTQNIFKQLEQLAPEILIVDSIQTLHSAHIESTPGSVSQVRECTAELLRFAKETATPVFLIGHITKDGAIAGPKILEHMVDTVLQFEGDRHHIYRILRSIKNRFGAAAELGIYAMHGSGLREVSNPSEVLLSQRDEELSGITIGATIEGARPMVIETQALVSISAYGTPQRSATGFDTKRMNMLLAVLEKRCGFRLSAKDVFLNIAGGIKVEDPAIDLSIVAAIISSHEDIPVSSKVCFAAEVGLSGEIRAVNRVEQRISEAEKLGFEKIFISSYNLKGINKDKFKIELVTVSKIEEVFSALFG
- a CDS encoding M14 family metallopeptidase, which codes for MIKRYFRKGAWMLLLVAGFNATAQEVPTPKSHFGFTIGDNYQLANYTQTEAYFKKLAAASKRVKLVDIGKTEEGRSQYMLIVTSPENHKNLEKYKVISQKLARAEGLSEKEAKDLAQQGKAVVWIDGGLHANETVGAHQLIQTAYNLVSRTDAETNRILDEVIVLMTHANPDGQELQTNWYMRETNPEKRSLAGLPRLYQKYAGHDNNRDFFMLNLKETQNMGRQLFIEWNPQIMYNHHQSGPAGTVVAGPPFRDPHNYVFDPIILTSLDAVGAAMHNRLNVEDKPGYTQRGGSVFSTWYNGGLRTTTYFHNMVGLLTEIVGSPTPMEIPLVPSRLLPNSDSPNPVTPQKWYFKNAIDYSVSLNYAVLNYAQRYHDELLFNMYKMGKNSIDRGSKDTWSFSPQKIEAINAAAKKDKSDGGARRSMDPKYFDEVMKDPKLRDARGYILSADQPDFTTAIRFLNALIRTGVVVHKATAPFTVEGKKYPAGSYVVKTDQAFRPHVLDMFEPQDHPNDFKYEGGPPVAPYDAAGWTLAYLMNVKFDRIVNAFDGPFQKTTYGELLKATPQALPTASGYALSAQANESYLAVNELLKAKVEVLRNPVDGSFYVPASAAAKAALNKAEHNFGMKVTAAGKPKGAVKVKPSRIALWDTYGGSMPSGWIRYIMEQYHYEVTVVYPPDIDAGKLKDNYDVLIMVGGSVPAFANETGGRGFNPPAVENIPDEFKGRVGRMTAEKSIPQLKAFLENGGNIVAIGSATNLAAHLGLPVTNALLTADGKRLPNDKYYVPGSVLSVKTDAKLAANWGLDENTDVYFDNSPVFKITGSSAKVKPLAWFATDKPLRSGWAWGQAILKDGVAAFEADYGKGKLYAFGPEITFRAQTHGTFKWLFNQLYK